Proteins found in one Oscillatoria nigro-viridis PCC 7112 genomic segment:
- a CDS encoding ATP-binding protein, whose translation MNCPLIAIAIFPNLFSKPYLKEEVGVGKGEGTYKKMQTGSVNQLPPSQTAGVTIKPNGKTNGSDSPKTILPQQKTNPAFSTPTSKFNLHDFHISPNCQAFILDRSGHLVARNEVTEPKPSISADGLQRRSARALQQQVIQLSTEYLLKHYGSLAAINSSQNLNFTASNSRYLLQVRPFENSSSLNWLIVAVVPETDFTDKVQANTRNTILLVLLALVLSICLLLSISLRIEQRLLRLISATEAIAGGDFDSTVLGSGVAELEALACAFERMNCQLKASRQRLEEYSGDLKQQVAQKTKELKQAKIAAESANRAKSTFLANMSHELRTPLNAIIGFAHLLVRSKQTAPEQQPSLNIINRNGEHLLKLINDILSLSKIEAGQITLEETAVDLYSLLDDLKLLFQLKTQSSGLQLVFERSSDVPQYIRTDESKLRQVLINLLGNAVKFTETGRVKLTVKCLQPLAKKPLPKFFLQFSVKDTGPGIAPEEISRLFKPFVQTETGRKSQTGTGLGLPISRSFVKLMGGDIKVKSSVGKGTVFSFYIKVSRATQSEVRDIQPQKQVNGLAPNQQNYRILVADDESANRLLLTQILKSAGFLVWFADNGIEAVKLWQKYKPHLIWMDLRMPVLDGFQAAQKIRARPNGSNTKIIALSANAFVKTQELAMSNGFDDFVAKPFRETVIFEKMALHLGVRYIYEEESPRKSEQDEPAQQLTPESLSVLPRESIEKLYKAAACGDEQAVRLLIERIPLSQKSLAAALTKLVDNMSLDIISDLTQNCISADCTIAKSQDCDQS comes from the coding sequence TTGAATTGCCCATTAATTGCGATCGCGATTTTTCCTAACTTATTCAGTAAGCCCTACTTAAAAGAAGAAGTTGGGGTTGGGAAAGGAGAAGGGACTTATAAGAAAATGCAAACTGGTTCGGTGAACCAACTTCCCCCAAGTCAAACAGCCGGAGTCACAATCAAACCAAATGGGAAAACAAATGGGTCAGACTCTCCAAAAACAATATTGCCTCAACAAAAAACAAATCCTGCTTTTTCTACCCCAACCTCAAAATTCAACTTGCACGATTTCCACATCAGCCCTAACTGTCAAGCCTTTATCTTAGACCGTTCGGGACATTTAGTTGCTCGGAACGAGGTAACTGAACCAAAACCGTCTATTTCTGCTGACGGACTGCAGCGAAGAAGCGCCCGAGCTCTGCAACAACAAGTAATCCAGCTTTCCACAGAGTATTTGCTTAAACATTATGGCAGCCTCGCTGCTATTAACAGCAGCCAAAATCTTAACTTTACCGCCAGCAACTCTAGATACTTACTGCAAGTCAGACCTTTTGAAAACTCTTCAAGCTTAAACTGGCTGATTGTAGCAGTTGTCCCTGAAACCGATTTTACGGACAAAGTTCAGGCTAACACCCGCAACACTATTTTGCTCGTGCTGCTGGCTTTGGTTCTTTCTATCTGCCTTTTGCTGTCCATTTCTCTAAGAATAGAACAGCGGCTGCTGCGGTTAATTTCGGCAACAGAGGCGATAGCTGGTGGCGACTTCGACTCAACAGTTTTAGGTAGCGGTGTTGCCGAACTCGAAGCCCTAGCCTGTGCTTTCGAGCGCATGAATTGCCAGTTAAAAGCATCTCGCCAGCGGTTAGAAGAATATTCTGGCGATTTAAAGCAGCAAGTTGCACAGAAAACAAAGGAACTAAAACAAGCTAAAATTGCAGCCGAAAGTGCCAATCGCGCTAAAAGTACCTTTCTGGCGAACATGAGCCACGAATTGAGAACGCCTCTCAATGCTATTATCGGCTTTGCCCACCTTCTTGTCCGCTCCAAACAAACTGCCCCGGAACAGCAGCCGAGTTTAAATATTATCAATCGCAACGGCGAGCATTTGTTGAAACTAATCAACGATATTTTGTCGCTGTCCAAAATTGAAGCAGGTCAAATCACCCTCGAAGAAACTGCTGTTGACTTGTACAGTTTGCTCGATGACTTAAAACTTTTATTTCAGCTCAAAACTCAGTCGTCGGGCTTGCAACTTGTTTTTGAACGCAGTTCTGATGTGCCGCAATACATCCGAACTGATGAAAGCAAGCTGCGCCAAGTTTTGATTAATCTGTTGGGCAATGCTGTTAAATTTACTGAGACGGGTAGGGTGAAGCTGACTGTAAAATGCCTTCAGCCGCTGGCAAAAAAACCGTTACCCAAATTCTTTCTCCAGTTCTCAGTGAAGGATACAGGTCCTGGTATTGCCCCTGAAGAGATTAGCCGTTTGTTCAAGCCGTTCGTGCAAACTGAAACTGGCAGGAAATCACAAACGGGAACGGGCTTGGGATTGCCCATCAGCCGCTCTTTCGTCAAGCTGATGGGTGGCGATATTAAGGTCAAAAGTTCTGTGGGGAAAGGAACGGTTTTCAGTTTTTACATTAAAGTGAGTCGTGCAACACAGAGCGAAGTCCGTGACATCCAGCCTCAAAAACAAGTGAATGGACTGGCACCCAACCAACAAAATTATCGCATTCTGGTAGCGGACGATGAGTCGGCAAATCGGTTGCTGCTAACTCAGATATTGAAGTCGGCTGGCTTTCTTGTGTGGTTCGCGGATAACGGAATTGAAGCTGTTAAATTGTGGCAAAAGTACAAGCCGCATTTAATTTGGATGGATTTGAGGATGCCTGTTCTAGACGGCTTTCAAGCTGCTCAAAAAATTCGAGCACGGCCGAACGGTTCTAACACTAAGATTATTGCTTTGAGCGCTAATGCTTTTGTTAAAACCCAGGAACTCGCCATGTCGAACGGCTTCGATGACTTTGTTGCCAAACCGTTCCGAGAAACAGTAATTTTTGAGAAGATGGCGCTTCATTTGGGTGTTCGCTATATCTATGAAGAGGAGTCGCCGAGGAAGTCCGAACAGGATGAGCCTGCCCAGCAACTGACTCCTGAGTCGCTGTCTGTGTTGCCGAGGGAGTCGATTGAGAAGCTTTATAAAGCAGCCGCTTGTGGAGACGAGCAAGCGGTAAGGCTGTTGATTGAGCGAATTCCCCTGTCGCAGAAGTCTCTTGCTGCGGCTTTGACTAAATTAGTTGACAATATGAGCTTAGATATTATCAGCGATTTGACTCAGAATTGCATTTCGGCCGATTGTACTATCGCAAAATCCCAAGACTGCGATCAAAGTTAA
- a CDS encoding RNA-guided endonuclease InsQ/TnpB family protein, with translation MKLAYQFKLLPTSDQRRRMSKWLDMLRHQYNFLLADRFDWFEMNRCSVNACPLVCSIASPREHPEYYGQKRSLVSLKTEREWYKDIHADVLQDMVKRVDLAFARFIKGDINGKRSGKPRFKGKNRYRTFAYQRVKSDCIQGNRIELPKLGKIKFIQHRPIPDSFVIKRALVTLKADGWYATLTLEDASVPDTPTIGIEPTETNSIGVDAGLEYFAVCSDGTMVEPPKFYRQAEEKLAKLQTKRELRKKGSTARRKLGSRIAKLHQQVARQRKQWHFELAGELVNKAEVIFVEDLKVSNMAKRNKPKQDESGKFLPNGQSAKSGLNKSFADAGIAGFLNEILPYKAERAGRLVVKVNPAGTSQHCAMCLNRVSKELSDRWHECSCGTSMPRDLNSGILIKKVGLGVRLTIKRESGNSRRRSPHSSL, from the coding sequence ATGAAACTAGCCTACCAGTTCAAACTACTGCCAACGTCCGACCAAAGACGCCGTATGAGCAAATGGCTCGATATGCTACGGCATCAATACAATTTTTTGTTGGCAGACAGATTTGATTGGTTTGAAATGAACAGGTGTTCAGTTAATGCCTGTCCACTGGTATGCAGTATTGCATCCCCAAGGGAACATCCTGAGTATTACGGACAGAAACGCTCACTTGTGTCTCTCAAGACAGAAAGAGAATGGTACAAAGATATCCATGCCGATGTCTTGCAGGACATGGTGAAGCGAGTAGACCTGGCATTTGCTCGTTTTATCAAAGGTGATATCAATGGTAAGCGGAGCGGGAAGCCTCGATTTAAAGGCAAAAACCGCTATCGCACTTTCGCTTATCAGCGAGTGAAGTCTGACTGCATCCAAGGGAATCGAATTGAACTTCCCAAGCTAGGAAAAATCAAATTCATTCAACATCGCCCTATTCCTGACAGTTTTGTCATTAAGAGAGCATTGGTTACTCTCAAAGCAGATGGTTGGTATGCGACACTGACTCTAGAAGATGCATCAGTCCCTGACACTCCTACTATTGGCATTGAACCGACTGAAACTAACAGTATTGGCGTTGACGCGGGATTGGAATATTTTGCCGTCTGCTCAGACGGCACGATGGTAGAACCTCCTAAATTTTATCGGCAAGCCGAAGAGAAATTAGCCAAACTGCAAACCAAAAGAGAGCTAAGAAAAAAAGGTTCTACTGCACGTCGCAAACTTGGGTCACGCATTGCAAAGTTACATCAACAGGTAGCTAGACAACGCAAACAATGGCATTTTGAGCTTGCAGGTGAGTTGGTCAACAAGGCTGAGGTTATCTTTGTAGAAGACCTTAAAGTTTCCAATATGGCAAAACGCAACAAACCCAAGCAAGATGAATCGGGTAAGTTTTTGCCTAATGGTCAATCCGCAAAGTCCGGGTTGAACAAGAGTTTTGCTGATGCGGGGATAGCTGGGTTCTTGAACGAAATCCTTCCGTACAAGGCTGAAAGAGCTGGGCGGTTGGTCGTGAAAGTTAATCCTGCTGGAACATCTCAACATTGTGCAATGTGCCTCAACAGAGTTTCAAAGGAGTTAAGTGATAGGTGGCATGAATGCTCTTGTGGTACATCCATGCCTCGTGACCTGAACTCTGGAATTCTAATAAAGAAAGTGGGGTTGGGCGTTCGCCTCACTATAAAACGCGAATCCGGGAATTCTCGGAGGAGAAGCCCACACTCTAGTCTTTGA
- a CDS encoding ParA family protein, which yields MQIRLAVISNAGGTGKTTLSVHLAYELGLRGLKVAIMDLDPQGSLTLFCGLNPPEPEHTLSAIMRESFNGSWPLTPSWSSHTNNVTVCQGGMTLTQTADELVLHKRGAYLLGDCLSDYPMDHDLIIFDCPATLGPLPLMALTACTHIIVPVQLEPKSIQGAAHLLEWYYHHCKQLRLKPQPEILGFVPNQYDTKRAVHRQLLESLPAQLEQMNIRVFPPIRDSAEFVNASGQGLPLHLYRPLHPALGDFKEIVKQLATLMGNGVAPAIAKKGKKKK from the coding sequence ATGCAAATTCGACTAGCAGTCATCAGCAATGCTGGCGGCACTGGCAAAACCACACTTTCAGTTCACCTCGCCTACGAACTGGGGTTAAGGGGTTTGAAAGTAGCCATTATGGATCTCGACCCTCAAGGCTCCCTGACCCTTTTTTGCGGCCTAAATCCGCCTGAGCCAGAACACACACTGTCCGCCATAATGCGAGAAAGCTTCAATGGTTCTTGGCCTCTTACTCCTAGCTGGAGTTCCCACACCAATAATGTAACCGTTTGTCAAGGCGGAATGACGCTGACGCAAACAGCAGACGAGTTAGTTCTGCACAAGCGTGGCGCTTATCTTCTAGGCGATTGCCTGAGCGACTATCCAATGGATCACGACCTAATTATCTTCGACTGCCCCGCTACCCTCGGCCCCTTGCCCTTGATGGCACTAACTGCTTGCACTCATATAATAGTGCCCGTACAGCTCGAACCAAAATCAATTCAAGGAGCAGCTCACCTGCTGGAGTGGTACTACCACCATTGCAAACAATTACGCCTCAAGCCGCAACCAGAAATCTTAGGGTTTGTACCCAACCAATACGATACGAAACGAGCCGTCCACCGACAACTTTTAGAGTCCTTGCCAGCCCAGCTAGAGCAGATGAATATCCGCGTTTTTCCACCTATTCGGGACAGTGCAGAATTTGTCAATGCCAGCGGTCAAGGGTTGCCATTACACCTTTATCGCCCGCTTCACCCAGCTTTAGGCGACTTCAAAGAAATTGTTAAACAGTTAGCTACTTTAATGGGAAATGGAGTTGCTCCGGCTATTGCCAAAAAAGGAAAAAAAAAGAAATAG
- a CDS encoding ParB/RepB/Spo0J family partition protein: protein MATRKAPDLGNYFSSAKQSMHLSEAESEIQELKAEIEELRKSGSTELENPLAALREQLESASGILSISLDRIVPNPEQPRQTFLPESIESMSRSLASDGQLQPIILIQRGDLVIFDGERRWRSAKKLGWQTLQAVIIPEPASLHRKALLTSLHREDLNPLDKAEAIVRELSENTGLEAATIPRILSTVVRRLNAQKRMNLVSELVTVAPDEQQQGLAAVGLDEQELAVLRTLLDLQLNPASIDANIFPMLSLADDLKTAIRQLGLKGVHAMALSKLSAKNLVLPEEEAQPIRVQATDRVIAEKLSVTQTRKLVQEIINSNLDDFPGAARQFKQVKLAAGNLKKLSPQVLEQAEVDQLVELQEVLRQKLAEIEAVLKQNTEK from the coding sequence ATGGCCACCCGTAAAGCTCCCGACTTGGGAAATTATTTTTCATCCGCCAAGCAGTCAATGCACCTCTCTGAAGCTGAATCCGAGATTCAGGAACTCAAAGCAGAAATTGAAGAACTGCGAAAATCAGGATCGACCGAATTGGAAAATCCGCTGGCCGCCCTGCGAGAACAATTAGAGTCCGCAAGCGGTATCCTCTCCATTTCGCTAGATCGAATTGTGCCCAATCCAGAGCAACCCAGACAGACATTTTTGCCGGAAAGTATCGAGTCAATGTCCCGTTCCCTCGCTAGTGACGGACAACTGCAACCCATTATCTTGATTCAACGGGGGGATTTGGTGATATTCGATGGAGAGCGGCGCTGGCGCAGCGCTAAAAAGCTGGGCTGGCAAACTTTACAAGCTGTGATTATTCCAGAACCCGCCTCTTTGCACCGCAAAGCACTGCTGACTTCCCTGCACCGGGAAGACCTCAACCCTCTCGACAAAGCGGAAGCTATCGTGCGGGAGTTGTCTGAAAATACTGGTTTGGAAGCTGCAACTATCCCCCGCATTCTCTCGACAGTGGTGCGACGCTTGAACGCGCAAAAACGGATGAACTTGGTTTCCGAGTTGGTGACGGTGGCACCTGACGAGCAGCAACAGGGTTTGGCCGCTGTGGGTTTGGATGAACAAGAGTTGGCCGTTTTGCGGACACTGTTGGATTTGCAGCTCAATCCCGCTTCTATCGATGCCAACATTTTCCCGATGCTGTCTTTGGCTGATGACCTTAAGACTGCTATCAGGCAATTAGGACTTAAAGGGGTTCATGCAATGGCTCTTTCTAAACTCTCTGCTAAAAATTTAGTCTTGCCAGAGGAAGAAGCGCAGCCGATTAGAGTTCAAGCAACCGATCGAGTTATTGCCGAGAAATTGTCGGTGACTCAAACTCGTAAATTGGTGCAAGAAATTATCAATTCTAATCTGGATGATTTCCCAGGGGCAGCCCGCCAATTCAAGCAGGTTAAGTTGGCAGCCGGGAATTTGAAAAAGCTCTCACCTCAAGTGTTGGAGCAAGCTGAGGTTGACCAACTTGTGGAGTTGCAGGAGGTTTTGCGCCAAAAGCTGGCGGAAATTGAGGCGGTTTTAAAGCAAAATACTGAGAAATAA
- a CDS encoding XisI protein yields MDNLTDNATTYREIVKQVIGKYAQLKPSHGEIRLDPVFDETHDRYALMQVGWDRGRRIRGNLIYITLEAGKIYIEYDGMECGITQDLIEEGIPQNDIILAFLSPDQVLVAA; encoded by the coding sequence ATGGATAACTTAACGGATAATGCAACCACATACCGAGAAATTGTCAAACAGGTAATCGGGAAATATGCCCAATTAAAGCCTTCTCACGGAGAGATCCGACTTGATCCCGTGTTTGACGAAACTCACGATCGCTACGCCTTGATGCAAGTTGGTTGGGATCGGGGGCGGCGAATCAGAGGAAACCTCATTTATATCACGTTGGAAGCTGGTAAAATCTACATTGAATATGACGGTATGGAATGCGGCATTACCCAAGATTTAATTGAGGAAGGCATTCCTCAAAACGATATCATCTTAGCTTTTCTGTCACCCGATCAAGTCCTTGTTGCCGCATAA
- a CDS encoding XisH family protein, whose protein sequence is MPARDTIHNIVKEALIKDGWEITNDPYVISYGERFLFVDLAAAASEVNNKIEGRFIGAKRENTRIAIEIKEFRGVSPIADLEQALGQYILYRLLLGQVDPERIIYLAVPTLAYNGIFSEPIGELAITEIPLNLVVIDLEKIEVQQWIT, encoded by the coding sequence ATGCCGGCAAGAGATACAATCCATAATATCGTTAAAGAAGCGCTGATAAAAGATGGTTGGGAAATCACTAACGACCCCTATGTAATTTCTTACGGAGAGCGATTTCTCTTTGTAGACTTGGCAGCGGCAGCGTCCGAAGTCAACAACAAAATAGAAGGGCGTTTTATTGGCGCAAAGCGAGAAAATACCCGCATCGCCATTGAAATTAAAGAATTTCGAGGAGTGTCACCTATTGCCGATCTGGAACAAGCTCTTGGTCAATATATACTCTATCGGTTATTGCTAGGCCAAGTTGACCCAGAACGGATAATTTATTTAGCCGTTCCCACTCTGGCCTATAACGGCATTTTCAGCGAACCTATTGGCGAACTCGCCATTACAGAAATACCCTTAAATTTGGTAGTAATCGATTTAGAAAAAATAGAGGTTCAACAATGGATAACTTAA
- a CDS encoding IS630 family transposase, whose product MLFRLNCSTRIYRQSRHHQVRQRAHCLILASQGVKKGELMNIFKISYKTLYNWFNRWELEGMIGLYNKPGRGESPLFNSSQKAQIKEGAKQEPRQLKNVSQKVQETWGITPSTKTIQRILKTLNMSWQLLRKGVAGTPPSQEYQEKKAQLEELKQLDDQGKIDLYYLDETGCCLIPCVPYGWQDIGEYLTIPSRSQRMNVLGIMNRNNHLETYISSQSINCDVVIACIDAFFPTVDKPTVIVTDQASIHTSDAIVDKIEEWKQRNITLFELPSYSPELNLIEILWLFIKYEWIEISAYKSWGTFVTSVEKILKEFGENYVINFL is encoded by the coding sequence ATCCTCTTTCGTCTAAATTGCTCGACTCGAATTTATCGCCAAAGCCGACATCATCAGGTACGTCAGAGAGCACATTGCCTCATATTAGCTTCGCAAGGAGTAAAAAAAGGAGAGTTAATGAATATTTTTAAAATAAGTTATAAGACCCTCTATAACTGGTTCAATCGGTGGGAATTAGAGGGAATGATAGGACTTTATAATAAACCAGGAAGAGGTGAATCGCCACTATTTAACTCTTCGCAGAAAGCCCAAATTAAAGAAGGGGCTAAACAAGAGCCAAGGCAATTAAAAAATGTTAGCCAAAAAGTTCAAGAGACCTGGGGCATAACTCCCAGTACAAAAACAATTCAAAGAATACTAAAAACTCTAAACATGAGTTGGCAACTCCTTCGTAAAGGAGTTGCCGGAACGCCTCCATCCCAGGAATATCAAGAGAAAAAGGCGCAATTAGAAGAATTAAAGCAATTGGATGATCAGGGAAAAATTGATTTATATTACTTGGATGAAACGGGATGTTGTTTGATTCCTTGTGTCCCCTATGGCTGGCAGGATATCGGAGAATATTTAACAATTCCTAGTCGTAGTCAGCGAATGAATGTACTAGGAATCATGAATCGAAATAACCATCTTGAAACTTATATTTCATCTCAAAGTATTAATTGCGATGTGGTTATTGCCTGTATTGATGCTTTTTTCCCCACAGTAGATAAGCCAACGGTGATTGTCACAGATCAAGCTTCTATTCATACCAGTGATGCTATTGTTGACAAAATAGAAGAGTGGAAACAACGTAATATTACTCTTTTTGAGTTGCCTTCTTACTCACCTGAATTAAATTTAATTGAAATTTTATGGCTGTTTATTAAGTATGAATGGATTGAAATATCTGCTTACAAGAGTTGGGGAACTTTTGTTACATCTGTGGAAAAAATCCTGAAAGAATTTGGAGAAAACTATGTAATTAATTTTCTCTAG
- a CDS encoding HIRAN domain-containing protein, translating into MKTHSTLFLAWQDPNSRSWFPIGRLTFDGTNYQFTYTQGVLEAQQKCGFEPLPSFPRLGKVYTSTYLFSVFANRLMPTNRPDYSSFIHWLNLTQNESDPIAMLARSGGRRETDTLTVFLIPEPDSEGRYRLHFFSHGLRYLPQCAIERINCLEPGEKLWLAHEFQNHYDSKALTLNTEDHYIVGYCPRYLKSEIFELLLRNPSFVEVRVERVNQPPTPFQFRLLCNITTQCYNDFRPFSSHEYQPLSSS; encoded by the coding sequence GTGAAAACACACTCAACGCTTTTTTTGGCTTGGCAAGATCCAAACAGCCGTTCCTGGTTTCCCATTGGCAGGCTAACATTTGACGGAACCAACTACCAATTTACCTACACGCAAGGCGTTTTAGAAGCTCAACAGAAGTGCGGTTTTGAACCCTTGCCCTCGTTTCCGCGCTTAGGTAAAGTATATACATCAACCTACTTATTTTCCGTATTTGCTAATCGGTTGATGCCGACAAATCGCCCCGATTACTCAAGTTTTATTCACTGGCTAAATCTGACTCAAAATGAAAGCGATCCAATTGCCATGTTAGCTCGCAGCGGTGGGCGGCGAGAAACAGATACTCTAACTGTTTTTCTCATTCCTGAACCAGATTCAGAAGGGCGGTATCGCCTCCACTTTTTCTCGCATGGGTTGCGCTACTTGCCACAATGTGCGATTGAGCGAATTAACTGTTTAGAACCTGGAGAAAAGTTGTGGTTGGCTCACGAATTTCAAAATCATTATGATTCTAAAGCATTGACTTTAAATACAGAAGACCACTACATTGTCGGGTATTGTCCGCGATATTTGAAGAGTGAGATTTTTGAACTTCTCTTGAGGAATCCTAGTTTTGTAGAAGTGCGTGTAGAGCGAGTAAATCAACCGCCAACACCGTTTCAGTTTCGCCTGCTGTGTAATATAACTACTCAATGCTATAATGACTTCCGCCCATTTTCAAGTCATGAATATCAGCCGCTCAGCAGCTCTTAG
- a CDS encoding Uma2 family endonuclease produces the protein MTYTPSKLLSFEEFIALYGDNTRYELIDGELRDRSPTGPHEAVAGSIAGRIYVEIFRGNFNWLVPKTCLIKPLYAEATALRPDVVVLDKAELSSEPLWQKEPVICKDSTIKLVAEVVSTNWQDNYAIKVEEYAFLKIAEYWIVDFRGLGGLQFIGNPKQPTFTVCQLIDGVYQQQQYRLGEPISSYLFPNLQLQLDDIMPT, from the coding sequence ATGACATACACCCCATCCAAACTACTTAGCTTTGAGGAGTTTATTGCCCTATATGGGGATAATACACGATATGAACTCATTGATGGAGAACTCAGAGACAGGTCACCTACTGGTCCTCACGAAGCGGTTGCAGGTAGTATTGCTGGTAGAATTTACGTAGAAATTTTTCGTGGTAATTTCAATTGGTTGGTTCCAAAAACTTGTTTAATAAAACCCCTATACGCTGAGGCCACAGCACTGCGTCCTGATGTAGTTGTTTTAGATAAAGCAGAACTTAGTAGTGAACCCCTTTGGCAAAAAGAACCAGTGATTTGTAAAGATAGTACAATTAAGCTTGTTGCCGAAGTTGTCAGCACTAATTGGCAAGATAATTATGCAATAAAAGTGGAAGAATACGCTTTTTTGAAGATTGCAGAATATTGGATTGTGGACTTTCGAGGCTTGGGGGGTTTGCAATTTATCGGCAATCCCAAGCAACCTACTTTCACGGTCTGCCAGTTGATTGATGGAGTTTACCAGCAGCAACAATATCGCTTGGGAGAGCCGATTTCTTCTTACCTCTTTCCCAATTTGCAATTGCAACTTGACGACATTATGCCGACTTAA
- a CDS encoding helix-turn-helix domain-containing protein has translation MSDSTSSESLAEVRDTPDKPITEPRLYQSRPIAPVATPPPMVSSLHAQLRTDLWQEYPSGVGYFQHRAKGNPNNIIEHYIASPGDITLLPLDEAMQIIDRFGLTAAKLHLIFAAHIMRQEEPWKSLFTLEGSDLIKEMGWDKRTDLPVSQKLNEIAKTAYALGCLAIKATWVEGKHRKGGIRASVDTSRMWNVQIQLTGQQNLEGKIEHPDEIYITVQPGLWTHAFLNKAGYFAKEALYQFGYLAQDILKIDAYHDEMALRLALHLTMESRFHTSGIYKVETLLKALLPQTVIDLARSDRKQTYKVTKNWNRTLEVLLKLKRGFQIEFDEETYPEWLRPGSKYRKKIGYFDTLLAAKITIHPPVPIAKLLATKAELKQLGPRMKESPKPKLTSNEIKEARVAKGWSQAQLAGWLGMSQRYVSMLERGERIPAPELESQIWHLLSISD, from the coding sequence ATGAGTGACAGCACCAGCTCAGAAAGTCTGGCTGAAGTTAGAGATACCCCAGACAAACCCATTACAGAACCTCGTCTGTACCAGAGTAGACCGATCGCCCCTGTTGCGACACCCCCTCCTATGGTATCCAGCCTCCACGCACAACTCAGAACAGACTTGTGGCAAGAATACCCTTCAGGTGTCGGCTACTTCCAACACCGAGCCAAGGGCAACCCCAACAACATCATTGAGCATTACATTGCCAGCCCCGGCGACATCACGCTGTTGCCTTTAGACGAGGCAATGCAAATTATTGACAGATTTGGGCTAACTGCTGCCAAATTGCACCTGATTTTTGCGGCTCACATTATGAGACAAGAAGAGCCGTGGAAAAGCTTATTCACTCTCGAAGGCAGTGACTTAATCAAGGAAATGGGGTGGGATAAACGTACAGACTTGCCAGTATCTCAAAAACTCAATGAAATAGCTAAAACTGCGTATGCTCTGGGTTGCTTAGCAATCAAAGCCACATGGGTTGAAGGCAAGCACAGAAAAGGTGGAATTAGAGCCAGCGTTGACACCTCGCGAATGTGGAATGTTCAAATTCAGCTAACAGGTCAGCAGAATCTGGAGGGCAAAATAGAGCATCCTGATGAAATCTACATAACCGTCCAACCGGGACTCTGGACTCATGCCTTCTTGAACAAAGCAGGTTACTTCGCCAAAGAAGCGTTGTATCAGTTTGGCTATTTAGCTCAGGACATTCTCAAAATTGACGCCTACCATGATGAAATGGCTTTGCGCTTAGCACTTCATCTGACGATGGAAAGCCGATTCCACACCAGTGGCATCTACAAAGTGGAGACACTCCTAAAAGCGCTATTACCCCAAACGGTAATCGATCTAGCTCGGTCAGACCGTAAACAAACTTACAAGGTGACAAAGAACTGGAATCGCACCCTGGAAGTGCTGCTGAAACTCAAGCGAGGGTTTCAGATCGAGTTTGACGAAGAGACTTACCCAGAATGGCTGAGACCTGGTAGCAAGTATCGAAAAAAAATAGGATACTTTGACACGCTGTTGGCAGCCAAAATTACTATCCATCCGCCAGTACCTATCGCCAAACTGCTTGCAACCAAGGCTGAACTCAAACAGCTTGGGCCCCGCATGAAAGAATCTCCCAAGCCTAAACTGACAAGCAATGAGATAAAAGAAGCAAGGGTAGCCAAAGGTTGGAGTCAAGCACAATTAGCAGGTTGGCTAGGGATGTCGCAGCGTTATGTATCTATGTTGGAACGTGGGGAGCGAATCCCTGCACCAGAACTAGAATCCCAAATCTGGCATCTGTTAAGCATTTCAGATTGA